The Syntrophorhabdaceae bacterium genome includes a region encoding these proteins:
- a CDS encoding restriction endonuclease: MGRRSGFFTILAKEVARSQRQARMEQRRAIRYNARLEREQERARHLFEKEEKQRYIENRIAEVEENNQGLLEQIEDLNSILENTLSKDDTITFSSLRLRNQYQPFNPPKEVSTPTVAPSKDIYMSKVSAPTFFTKLIPGWKERHDASSKKAEQEYNTALKHYEQTEVERKKKLELLKNEYGGKKKAFLLDIEEKNKAIDEFESLYKSGSKEGVVDYNTMVLERSEYPDGCPQNFRITYAPESKELVIDYQLPASNTVPPVVEYKYNKTRDIIEEKPRKATDIKNLYQDIVSSITLRTIHEVIEADQGNHIDVVVFNGFVQTIDPATGKNIKPYLMSVRTTKENFKEIQLDKIDKKACLRNLGAQVSPQPSELVAVKPIIEFDMVDKRFIDQKDVLSEIDSRFNIMDLNPFEFENFVSNLFMKMGLETKLTRSSRDGGVDAVAFDVRPVLGGKVVIQAKRYKNVVGVSAVRDLYGTMMNEGANKGILVTTSNYGPDAYEFAKDKPIELIDGGGLLYLLDKVGISARIVFPED; the protein is encoded by the coding sequence ATGGGGAGGAGATCAGGATTTTTTACTATTCTTGCAAAAGAAGTTGCTCGATCCCAGCGTCAGGCAAGGATGGAGCAAAGAAGGGCGATCCGCTATAATGCAAGGCTGGAACGCGAACAAGAAAGAGCAAGGCACTTATTTGAGAAAGAGGAAAAGCAGAGATATATTGAAAATAGAATAGCTGAAGTAGAAGAAAATAATCAAGGGCTTCTGGAACAAATTGAGGATCTCAATTCAATATTGGAGAATACGCTATCTAAAGACGATACGATTACATTTTCTTCTTTAAGGTTGCGGAATCAGTATCAGCCCTTTAATCCCCCAAAAGAAGTGTCAACACCAACTGTAGCTCCGAGTAAAGATATTTATATGTCAAAAGTATCGGCACCAACATTTTTTACGAAACTTATCCCAGGCTGGAAAGAACGGCACGATGCTTCCTCAAAAAAAGCAGAACAAGAATACAATACCGCCTTGAAACATTATGAACAAACCGAGGTTGAAAGAAAGAAAAAATTAGAATTGCTCAAAAATGAATATGGGGGCAAAAAGAAAGCATTTCTCCTCGATATTGAAGAAAAAAACAAGGCCATTGATGAATTTGAATCTCTTTACAAAAGCGGCTCCAAGGAGGGCGTTGTTGACTATAATACAATGGTGTTAGAAAGGTCCGAATATCCTGATGGCTGCCCACAAAATTTTAGAATTACTTATGCTCCAGAATCAAAAGAATTGGTTATTGATTATCAGCTACCGGCTTCAAATACAGTACCTCCAGTAGTGGAATATAAATATAATAAAACACGTGATATCATAGAGGAAAAACCACGAAAAGCAACAGATATTAAAAATTTATATCAAGACATCGTTTCATCAATTACTCTTCGCACCATACATGAAGTCATTGAGGCTGATCAGGGCAACCATATTGACGTAGTTGTATTTAATGGGTTTGTACAGACCATAGATCCAGCAACGGGAAAAAATATCAAACCATATCTCATGTCCGTAAGAACAACAAAAGAAAATTTTAAAGAGATTCAATTAGATAAGATTGATAAAAAGGCATGTTTGCGGAATCTCGGTGCGCAGGTATCTCCACAACCATCAGAATTAGTTGCCGTAAAACCCATCATCGAGTTTGATATGGTTGACAAACGATTTATAGACCAAAAGGATGTTCTTTCTGAAATAGATAGCCGTTTTAATATTATGGACCTAAATCCCTTTGAATTTGAAAACTTTGTAAGTAATTTGTTTATGAAAATGGGCCTCGAAACAAAACTGACAAGATCATCGAGAGACGGCGGTGTTGATGCTGTTGCATTTGATGTAAGACCTGTCTTGGGAGGAAAGGTAGTAATTCAGGCCAAAAGATACAAAAATGTTGTAGGAGTTTCGGCTGTGAGGGATTTATACGGCACAATGATGAATGAGGGCGCGAACAAAGGTATTCTTGTAACCACGAGCAATTATGGTCCTGATGCATATGAGTTTGCAAAAGATAAACCTATAGAATTAATTGATGGCGGAGGATTGCTTTATTTGCTCGACAAGGTTGGCATAAGTGCTCGTATTGTTTTTCCGGAAGACTAA